From one Streptomyces sp. N50 genomic stretch:
- a CDS encoding TauD/TfdA family dioxygenase, producing MPLSSLPSYRVPLPKDFAAELAECTTSLPDWQLSEGLLSAESSTACRRALSELPHTAEFVATCDRLLNSPESEGFAVLELAGLLDAAGTAETGLQAVTALVSLIATPLRAFDRWPLWKPLGTNLTIDPMRATGVGYNPMHLDIVNSTRPPDYSALLCVRPDPRGEGHSLVSQIRQAVERLGYDDAELLTHPRYEDGAFDDLTGVGEEWKPFPVIDGLPPLEGFVRFTAKMLAEADPDAPYTKAARALEHELITRQHRFLLGQGDMLIVNQHLSCHGREALGAGQEDVPEDERRLLLQIFLRREEVTR from the coding sequence ATGCCTTTATCGTCACTGCCGTCGTATCGCGTGCCACTGCCGAAGGACTTCGCCGCCGAACTGGCCGAGTGCACCACGTCCCTGCCGGACTGGCAGCTCTCCGAGGGGCTGTTGTCCGCGGAGTCCAGCACCGCCTGTCGGCGGGCGCTTTCGGAGCTGCCGCACACTGCCGAGTTCGTCGCCACGTGCGACCGGCTGCTCAACTCACCTGAGAGTGAAGGCTTCGCCGTGCTGGAACTGGCCGGGCTTCTCGACGCCGCCGGCACCGCGGAGACCGGGCTGCAGGCCGTCACGGCGCTGGTCTCCCTGATCGCCACCCCTCTCCGGGCTTTCGACCGGTGGCCGTTGTGGAAGCCGCTGGGCACCAACCTGACTATCGACCCGATGCGAGCGACCGGGGTGGGCTACAACCCGATGCACCTGGACATCGTGAACTCCACCCGGCCGCCCGACTACAGCGCGCTGCTGTGCGTACGCCCCGACCCCAGGGGCGAAGGGCACAGCCTCGTCTCGCAGATCCGCCAGGCCGTGGAACGGCTCGGCTACGACGACGCCGAGCTGTTGACGCATCCCCGCTACGAGGATGGGGCCTTCGACGACCTGACCGGCGTAGGCGAGGAGTGGAAGCCGTTCCCCGTCATCGACGGGCTGCCGCCGCTGGAGGGCTTCGTCCGGTTCACGGCGAAGATGCTCGCCGAGGCCGACCCCGACGCCCCGTACACGAAGGCGGCCCGCGCCCTGGAGCACGAGCTGATCACCAGGCAGCACAGGTTCCTGCTCGGCCAGGGCGACATGCTCATCGTCAACCAGCACCTGAGCTGCCACGGCCGCGAGGCACTCGGCGCCGGCCAGGAGGACGTGCCCGAGGACGAACGCCGTCTGCTCCTGCAGATCTTCCTGCGCCGCGAGGAGGTCACGCGATGA
- a CDS encoding ATP-binding protein — MVPAVPTTALPAPPSPAGARAASTAPAPAPALAWHPSPVDVAFVRDVSRVEHARRIGGAWLRNVCRMRVARVESAEVVISELCTNAVVHGHGDSVGFRLRHVGGQVRIEVNDHSPSAVPEPVHVGWEMESGRGLWLVDTLIDELGGRWGFTVDGAVAWCVFPIAQIAPLASYESCVPGPESRGHDLGSKSRRR; from the coding sequence ATGGTGCCTGCAGTTCCGACAACGGCTTTGCCCGCTCCCCCGAGTCCCGCAGGGGCCAGGGCCGCGTCCACGGCTCCGGCTCCGGCTCCGGCACTCGCGTGGCATCCCTCACCCGTCGACGTCGCCTTCGTGCGGGATGTGTCGCGGGTCGAGCACGCCCGGCGTATCGGGGGCGCGTGGCTGCGGAACGTGTGCCGCATGCGCGTGGCGCGGGTCGAATCGGCAGAGGTGGTGATCTCGGAGCTGTGCACCAACGCGGTCGTTCACGGGCACGGCGACTCGGTCGGTTTCCGCTTGCGGCACGTCGGCGGCCAAGTACGGATCGAGGTCAACGACCACTCGCCCTCCGCAGTGCCCGAACCGGTGCACGTCGGGTGGGAGATGGAGAGCGGACGGGGCCTGTGGCTGGTCGACACGCTCATCGACGAGCTCGGCGGGAGATGGGGGTTCACCGTCGACGGGGCGGTCGCCTGGTGTGTCTTCCCGATCGCGCAGATCGCGCCCCTGGCCTCGTACGAAAGCTGCGTGCCCGGTCCGGAAAGCCGGGGACACGACCTCGGATCGAAGAGCAGGCGCCGATGA
- a CDS encoding DUF6093 family protein, which translates to MALELSGVRRAVEGMFDDRLQIWRDADGRSDDVLDETTGELEPADPDAALIWEGAGAVTPIGRPVMAASLDDRIDPPAVATAYQVLLPLDAPQIRLDDTMVVVGSMRAAGPRDPYLVGRRFRATEALTGTFAVVRVVRVELLG; encoded by the coding sequence GTGGCGCTTGAGCTCTCCGGCGTACGCCGAGCCGTGGAAGGGATGTTCGATGACCGGCTGCAGATCTGGCGGGACGCAGATGGGCGCTCGGACGACGTCCTCGACGAGACCACGGGTGAACTCGAACCCGCTGACCCGGACGCGGCGTTGATTTGGGAAGGAGCAGGCGCCGTCACTCCTATCGGCCGACCCGTGATGGCGGCGTCGCTGGACGACCGCATCGATCCGCCGGCTGTTGCGACGGCGTATCAGGTGCTGTTGCCACTGGACGCGCCACAGATCCGGCTCGACGACACCATGGTGGTGGTCGGTTCCATGCGGGCCGCGGGGCCCAGAGACCCGTACCTGGTCGGACGGAGATTTCGTGCCACCGAAGCCCTCACTGGAACCTTCGCGGTGGTGCGGGTCGTGCGCGTGGAACTCCTGGGCTGA
- a CDS encoding nuclear transport factor 2 family protein, which translates to MAIGMMTVVTNQVSLESELASFMGEYERANNSHDIERVVPFIADDATYWFSDGSYQGIEEIRSAIEKTFAKILDEVYEVRDLEWPVLTADVAVCRYRFAWTGVVDGEPRSGQGRGTNVIVRRDGGWRMLHEHLSS; encoded by the coding sequence GTGGCCATCGGCATGATGACCGTCGTGACGAATCAGGTATCCCTGGAATCCGAACTCGCGTCGTTCATGGGCGAGTACGAGCGGGCCAACAACAGTCATGACATCGAGCGGGTCGTGCCGTTCATCGCTGATGACGCTACGTACTGGTTCTCGGACGGCTCGTATCAGGGCATCGAGGAGATCCGGTCCGCGATCGAGAAGACATTCGCGAAGATCCTCGACGAGGTGTATGAGGTCCGGGATCTGGAGTGGCCCGTGCTCACCGCGGACGTCGCGGTGTGCCGTTATCGGTTTGCCTGGACTGGCGTCGTCGACGGTGAACCACGTTCTGGCCAGGGGCGGGGCACCAATGTCATCGTGCGGCGGGACGGCGGCTGGAGGATGCTGCATGAGCATCTGAGTTCCTGA
- a CDS encoding B12-binding domain-containing radical SAM protein, whose translation MTASVPLPNPTVRTAVRPRISLTTWLADLTYTQQTISAETMPQAVGGLATYAATKLDLVHPIRVFKYPEALASALEEDGPPDVIGFSHYIWNSHLSLAFAELIKKRFPETTVVFGGPHYPLRLPDQTDFWHERLAGRVDFYVDGEGEPAFAELLDTLNEFACTDVRGYVPGVHCLADDGTLHAPPPRVRIHNLSSVPSPYLSGLMDEFFDGKLVPTVQTNRGCPFKCTFCQEGTQYFQRVAKKHEQQIRDELHYIGRRMKPLVEAGSARNELLITDSNFGMFPEDHETCRVLAECQQLYGWPRVVNVTTGKNQRDRVLSAVAQLPGAISLSGAVQSLDPDVLRNIARSNIDAGKLMEIALAAADAGAGTYSEVILALPGDSKAKHLGTLRQLVDAGFDRLNMFQLTLLPGSEMCTEEYRRKHGLVTRWRVMPRCYGTYTVLGEELSAAELDEVCVTVPDMSYEDYRECRLMDLLLASLYNGGVFAVLLAVLRAHQISPMTWLECVRTLAHGSALTAVLKEFGAETDNQLWEERGRLLSYATENIDQYVDGHLGNNLLYTYRTRILSEALEDTADVAARACLAVLRDIGVGVGGGTQIEALVREAADYHRLTLSEIFRTDPPEALRQTARFDLDALLAAARRRENVRDPRRFRYTEAGVREFVLTGDQQRTLRTYLGQFGTTPWGVGRLLTKVRLPDIVRHVRMSPGPGTAPAPAGTGTPTT comes from the coding sequence ATGACAGCCTCCGTACCGCTGCCGAACCCGACCGTCCGCACGGCAGTCCGACCGCGGATCAGCCTCACGACATGGCTGGCCGACCTGACGTACACCCAGCAGACGATCTCGGCGGAGACGATGCCGCAGGCGGTCGGGGGCCTGGCCACCTACGCGGCCACGAAGCTGGACCTCGTCCACCCGATCCGCGTCTTCAAGTACCCCGAGGCGCTGGCGTCCGCGCTGGAGGAGGACGGCCCGCCGGACGTGATCGGGTTCTCGCACTACATCTGGAACAGCCACCTCTCACTCGCCTTCGCCGAGCTGATCAAGAAGCGCTTCCCAGAGACAACCGTCGTCTTCGGCGGCCCGCACTATCCGCTCCGCCTCCCCGACCAGACCGACTTCTGGCACGAACGGCTGGCGGGAAGGGTCGACTTCTACGTCGACGGGGAGGGAGAGCCCGCCTTCGCCGAACTCCTGGACACCCTCAACGAGTTCGCCTGCACCGACGTACGCGGCTACGTCCCCGGAGTCCACTGCCTCGCAGACGACGGGACACTCCACGCCCCACCACCGCGCGTGCGGATCCACAACCTGTCCTCCGTCCCCTCCCCGTACCTGTCCGGCCTCATGGACGAGTTCTTCGACGGCAAGCTCGTCCCCACCGTCCAGACGAACCGCGGCTGCCCCTTCAAGTGCACCTTCTGTCAGGAGGGCACCCAGTACTTCCAGCGAGTCGCCAAGAAGCACGAGCAGCAGATCCGCGACGAGCTGCACTACATCGGCCGCCGCATGAAACCGCTGGTCGAAGCGGGCTCGGCCCGCAACGAACTCCTCATCACCGACAGCAACTTCGGCATGTTCCCCGAGGACCACGAGACCTGCCGGGTGCTCGCCGAATGCCAGCAGCTGTACGGCTGGCCGCGCGTCGTCAACGTCACCACCGGCAAGAACCAACGCGACCGCGTCCTGTCCGCCGTCGCCCAACTCCCCGGCGCGATCAGCCTGTCCGGCGCCGTCCAGTCCCTCGACCCCGACGTCCTGCGCAACATCGCCAGGTCGAACATCGACGCCGGCAAGCTCATGGAGATCGCGCTCGCGGCGGCGGACGCCGGGGCCGGCACGTACAGCGAGGTGATCCTCGCGCTGCCAGGCGACTCGAAGGCGAAGCACCTCGGCACGCTGCGCCAGCTCGTCGACGCGGGCTTCGACCGCCTGAACATGTTCCAGCTCACCCTGCTGCCCGGCAGCGAGATGTGCACCGAGGAGTACCGGCGGAAACACGGCCTGGTCACCAGGTGGCGGGTCATGCCGCGCTGCTACGGCACCTACACCGTCCTCGGCGAGGAGTTGAGCGCCGCCGAGCTGGACGAGGTGTGCGTCACGGTCCCCGACATGTCGTACGAGGACTACCGGGAGTGCCGGCTGATGGACCTGCTCTTGGCCTCCCTCTACAACGGCGGTGTCTTCGCCGTCCTCCTGGCCGTCCTGCGCGCCCACCAGATCTCGCCCATGACCTGGCTGGAGTGTGTGCGGACGCTGGCCCACGGCTCCGCCCTGACGGCGGTCCTGAAGGAGTTCGGGGCCGAGACCGACAATCAACTGTGGGAGGAGCGGGGGAGGTTGCTGTCCTACGCCACCGAGAACATCGACCAGTACGTGGACGGCCACCTGGGCAACAACCTGCTCTACACCTACCGCACCCGGATCCTCTCCGAGGCTCTGGAGGACACCGCGGACGTGGCCGCCCGCGCCTGCCTTGCCGTGCTCCGTGACATCGGGGTCGGCGTGGGCGGCGGGACCCAGATCGAGGCGCTCGTGCGCGAGGCCGCCGACTACCACCGCCTGACGCTCTCCGAGATCTTCCGCACCGACCCGCCCGAGGCGCTGCGCCAGACGGCGCGCTTCGACCTCGACGCGCTCCTGGCAGCCGCGCGGCGCCGGGAGAACGTCCGCGATCCGCGACGCTTCCGGTACACGGAGGCAGGGGTACGCGAGTTCGTCCTCACCGGCGACCAACAGCGCACCCTGCGCACGTATCTCGGTCAGTTCGGGACCACTCCATGGGGCGTCGGAAGGCTCCTCACGAAGGTCCGCCTGCCTGATATCGTCCGCCACGTCCGAATGTCCCCAGGCCCGGGCACGGCCCCGGCGCCCGCCGGAACGGGAACCCCCACAACGTGA
- a CDS encoding DUF397 domain-containing protein, producing MTHTRTHMAPEFTGAGARWFKSSYSDGAGNNCIEIADLTDTAHAGVAIRDSKDPQGPALLVGQASFAIFVQGVRPGR from the coding sequence ATGACCCACACCCGTACCCACATGGCCCCCGAGTTCACCGGCGCCGGCGCGCGCTGGTTCAAGTCGTCGTACTCCGACGGCGCCGGCAACAACTGCATCGAGATCGCCGACCTCACCGACACGGCACACGCCGGTGTCGCGATCCGCGACAGCAAGGACCCCCAGGGGCCCGCGCTGCTCGTGGGCCAGGCGTCGTTCGCAATATTCGTCCAGGGGGTCCGTCCGGGTCGGTAG
- a CDS encoding helix-turn-helix domain-containing protein, translating to MAAKPRPTVRRIELGYELRQLRERAGMTLEEVVGSGVVNGLYVTKLHRVEKGLQDLRSAGDLRALLELYDVTDDRDVDQLLGIQRDGASQDWWTPFRSTMPSGMPRFVGIETAARETWAFHPALVLGLLQTEAYARALYELAKPIEETTSEFIEKNVRVRLRRKEALTRDEEPLRLRAVLYEPALRYVVGDPDVMREQYEEIARVASLPNVSVQVLPQTLRGYLSVHDFTVLHLDDGMPTSVQVDNAWSATSVSDKPREVGRFTRKFNALTASALPPEETPAFLQQLTREST from the coding sequence ATGGCGGCCAAACCCCGACCTACCGTGCGGCGTATCGAACTCGGTTACGAGTTGCGGCAGTTGCGCGAACGGGCTGGGATGACGCTTGAGGAAGTCGTCGGAAGTGGCGTCGTGAACGGGCTGTACGTCACCAAACTGCACCGCGTCGAGAAGGGGCTTCAGGACCTGCGCAGCGCTGGTGATCTGCGCGCGCTGCTGGAGCTGTACGACGTGACCGACGACCGCGACGTCGACCAGCTCCTGGGGATCCAGCGCGACGGCGCGAGCCAGGACTGGTGGACGCCCTTCAGGTCCACGATGCCGTCCGGCATGCCTCGCTTCGTCGGCATCGAGACCGCGGCGCGGGAGACGTGGGCCTTCCATCCGGCACTCGTTCTCGGCCTGCTGCAGACGGAGGCGTACGCACGTGCGCTGTACGAGCTCGCGAAGCCGATCGAGGAGACCACGAGCGAGTTCATCGAGAAGAACGTCCGGGTGCGCCTCCGGCGCAAGGAAGCACTCACCAGGGACGAGGAGCCGCTGCGGCTGAGGGCCGTGCTGTACGAGCCCGCGCTGCGGTACGTCGTCGGCGATCCGGACGTGATGCGGGAGCAGTACGAGGAGATCGCGAGGGTGGCGTCCCTGCCCAACGTGAGCGTTCAGGTGCTGCCCCAGACACTGCGCGGATATCTCTCCGTGCACGACTTCACGGTCCTGCACCTGGACGACGGAATGCCGACCTCGGTGCAGGTGGACAACGCGTGGAGCGCCACCTCGGTGTCCGACAAGCCGCGCGAGGTCGGACGGTTCACCCGGAAGTTCAACGCCCTCACGGCATCCGCGCTGCCGCCGGAGGAAACGCCGGCGTTCCTGCAACAACTCACGCGAGAGAGCACCTGA
- a CDS encoding HK97 gp10 family phage protein, with protein sequence MTALNPHPNAHPDAVAFRDPIELAAALARLGPAVRSRTRAITRHHAMLLRVRIQKNASGRPGPNVITGQYRASWDVKVTVAGGQVTAVVFTNAPQQRRLEYGFVGVDRLGRQYRQPPYPHIEPAFRQTQPGFLEVLRTGALPR encoded by the coding sequence GTGACCGCCCTGAACCCGCACCCCAATGCTCATCCCGATGCCGTCGCATTCCGCGATCCGATCGAACTGGCCGCCGCGCTCGCACGGTTGGGGCCAGCAGTACGGTCCCGGACGCGGGCGATCACGCGACATCACGCCATGTTGCTGCGGGTCCGCATTCAGAAGAACGCCTCGGGGCGGCCGGGACCGAATGTGATCACCGGTCAGTACCGGGCGTCGTGGGATGTAAAGGTGACCGTCGCCGGGGGCCAGGTGACAGCGGTGGTGTTCACCAACGCACCGCAGCAGCGGCGGCTGGAGTACGGGTTCGTGGGCGTGGACCGGCTGGGGCGGCAGTACCGCCAACCGCCGTATCCGCACATCGAGCCCGCGTTCCGGCAGACCCAGCCCGGGTTTCTGGAAGTGCTGCGCACAGGGGCGTTGCCGCGATGA
- the uppS gene encoding polyprenyl diphosphate synthase, whose translation MVKFSPFPEKDVWHSLARKERKGMTGGLEVRRSKEDLSPAMPEILSDLLPRHVAIAPDGNGRWAEQRGLPRNAGHRQGGRALQDVIGGAVEIGVTFLSLHAFSTENWKRPASEVEDLMTVYADYLRENKLRLRDMGVRVRWLGSSERMPGHLVREIESAQEITQGNDALTFTLCINYGGRDEILHAVGRVAEDARSGALPDVHMDEVVFTRYLNRFALPDVDLFIRSGGEMRTSNFFLWQMAFSEMAFTEKPRPDMTREDLWEALAQYASRERRMGGLGRRGLKASGSARPTGDG comes from the coding sequence GTGGTGAAATTCTCACCCTTTCCCGAAAAGGACGTATGGCACTCTTTGGCGAGGAAAGAGAGAAAAGGGATGACCGGTGGTCTCGAAGTTCGGCGATCCAAGGAAGACCTCAGCCCGGCAATGCCGGAAATATTGAGCGATCTCCTACCTCGCCATGTGGCCATAGCTCCAGACGGGAACGGCAGATGGGCTGAGCAGCGAGGACTGCCCCGCAATGCGGGTCACAGACAAGGAGGAAGGGCACTTCAGGATGTCATTGGCGGGGCTGTCGAAATCGGTGTCACTTTCCTGAGCTTGCATGCTTTCTCGACGGAAAATTGGAAGCGCCCCGCCAGCGAGGTGGAGGATCTCATGACTGTCTATGCGGACTACCTCCGCGAAAACAAGTTGAGACTCCGCGACATGGGTGTGAGGGTGCGCTGGTTGGGATCCTCAGAGCGGATGCCGGGGCATCTTGTGCGTGAGATCGAATCAGCTCAGGAAATCACGCAGGGAAATGATGCGCTGACATTCACGCTGTGCATCAACTATGGCGGAAGGGATGAGATCCTTCACGCGGTCGGTAGAGTGGCCGAGGATGCACGTAGCGGAGCCCTGCCTGACGTGCACATGGATGAGGTTGTTTTCACCCGTTACCTCAACCGATTCGCCCTTCCTGATGTTGACCTATTCATTCGGTCCGGCGGGGAGATGCGAACCTCTAACTTCTTCCTGTGGCAGATGGCGTTTTCCGAGATGGCCTTCACGGAGAAGCCGCGGCCCGATATGACCAGGGAAGATCTGTGGGAGGCGTTGGCGCAATACGCATCTCGCGAGCGGAGAATGGGAGGGCTTGGCCGACGCGGGCTGAAGGCGAGCGGATCTGCTCGGCCCACAGGCGACGGGTAA